A stretch of the Arthrobacter stackebrandtii genome encodes the following:
- the hemL gene encoding glutamate-1-semialdehyde 2,1-aminomutase, translating into MTSSQELFDRAKTLMPGGVNSPVRAFGSVGGTPRFMVNAKGAYLTDADGRDYVDLVCSWGPALLGHAHPDVLAAVHAAVDHGLSFGASTPAESELAALVQGRVSGVERLRMVSTGTEATMTAVRLARGFTGRELIIKFAGCYHGHLDSLLAAAGSGLATLALPGSAGVTAATAAETLVLPYNDLAAVEAAFAAHGDRIAAVITEAAPANMGVVTPGEGFNAGLSRITSAHGALLILDEVLTGFRVGAAGYWGLTGASEGWTPDLFTLGKVIGGGLPTAALGGRAQVMDYLAPLGPVYQAGTLSGNPVAMAAGVATLTAATASVYAAVDARSLELSAALSGALSAEGVDHSIQRAGNLFSVAFGTSARGVHNYADAQGQEVFRYAPFFHSMLDSGVYLPPSVFEAWFLSAAHDDAAMNRIFEALPAAAKAAAAAPIV; encoded by the coding sequence ATGACCAGCTCGCAGGAACTTTTTGACCGCGCCAAGACCCTTATGCCCGGCGGGGTGAACTCGCCCGTGCGCGCCTTTGGCTCGGTGGGCGGCACGCCGCGCTTCATGGTCAACGCCAAGGGCGCCTACCTGACGGACGCCGACGGCCGCGACTACGTTGACTTGGTCTGCTCCTGGGGGCCGGCGCTGCTGGGCCACGCCCACCCCGACGTCCTCGCCGCGGTGCATGCCGCAGTGGACCACGGCCTCAGCTTCGGTGCCTCCACCCCGGCCGAAAGCGAACTGGCGGCCCTCGTGCAGGGCCGGGTGTCCGGCGTCGAACGCCTGCGCATGGTCTCCACCGGCACCGAGGCCACCATGACCGCCGTGCGCCTGGCCCGTGGTTTCACGGGGCGTGAGCTCATCATCAAGTTCGCCGGCTGCTACCACGGCCACCTCGACTCGCTGCTGGCTGCCGCCGGCTCTGGCCTGGCCACCCTCGCCCTGCCCGGCTCGGCCGGCGTCACCGCCGCAACCGCCGCCGAGACCCTGGTGCTGCCGTACAACGACCTCGCCGCCGTTGAGGCCGCCTTCGCCGCGCACGGCGACCGCATCGCCGCCGTCATCACCGAGGCTGCGCCCGCCAACATGGGCGTCGTGACCCCGGGCGAGGGCTTCAACGCCGGGCTGTCCCGCATCACCTCCGCACACGGTGCACTGCTCATCCTGGACGAGGTCCTGACCGGATTCCGCGTCGGGGCCGCCGGCTACTGGGGCCTGACCGGCGCCTCCGAGGGCTGGACCCCCGACCTGTTCACCCTTGGCAAGGTCATCGGCGGCGGGCTTCCGACGGCCGCCCTCGGCGGGCGCGCGCAGGTCATGGACTACCTGGCACCTCTCGGCCCGGTCTACCAGGCCGGCACGTTGTCCGGAAACCCCGTGGCCATGGCCGCGGGCGTGGCCACCCTGACCGCCGCCACGGCCTCCGTGTACGCAGCCGTGGACGCCCGCTCGCTGGAACTCTCCGCTGCACTGTCCGGTGCGTTGTCCGCCGAAGGCGTGGACCACTCCATCCAGCGCGCCGGAAACCTGTTCTCCGTGGCGTTCGGCACCTCCGCCCGCGGCGTGCACAACTACGCCGACGCCCAAGGGCAGGAAGTGTTCCGGTACGCGCCGTTTTTCCACTCCATGCTGGATTCCGGCGTGTACCTGCCGCCGAGCGTCTTCGAGGCCTGGTTCCTCTCCGCCGCGCACGACGACGCCGCCATGAACCGCATCTTCGAGGCCCTCCCGGCCGCGGCCAAGGCTGCAGCAGCGGCACCCATCGTCTGA
- a CDS encoding MOSC domain-containing protein, with protein MDSTATVSALHADATHRFSKNTAARIELVAGLGVAGDAHSGATVQHLSRVRADPSQPNLRQVHLMHQELFDWLATRGFTVAPGQLGENVTTTGVDLLGLPRGTMLHLGPEAVVEVTGLRNPCAQIENFQKGLLKELVGRDANGDTIRRAGIMGVVHRGGAVRSGDTVTVVLPDGPHEALQGV; from the coding sequence ATGGACAGCACCGCGACTGTTTCAGCCCTCCACGCCGACGCCACCCACCGCTTCAGCAAGAACACGGCTGCCAGAATCGAGCTTGTGGCCGGGCTGGGTGTGGCCGGCGACGCCCATTCCGGGGCCACGGTGCAGCACCTTTCCCGGGTGCGGGCCGATCCCAGCCAGCCCAACCTCCGCCAGGTGCACCTCATGCACCAGGAACTCTTCGATTGGCTCGCCACCCGCGGGTTCACCGTTGCCCCGGGCCAGCTCGGTGAGAACGTCACCACCACCGGCGTGGACCTCCTGGGCCTGCCCCGCGGAACCATGCTCCATCTGGGTCCGGAGGCCGTGGTCGAGGTGACAGGCCTGCGCAACCCGTGCGCCCAGATCGAGAACTTTCAGAAGGGACTGCTCAAGGAACTCGTCGGCCGCGACGCCAACGGGGACACCATCCGCCGTGCCGGCATCATGGGCGTCGTCCACCGGGGCGGAGCCGTGCGTTCCGGGGACACCGTCACCGTGGTCCTCCCCGACGGCCCGCACGAAGCACTCCAGGGCGTCTAA
- a CDS encoding glycosyltransferase family A protein, whose protein sequence is MARKTTIAVVIPSRNDAGMLAVCLAHLARQSRPADRVIVVDNGSPDNTAEVCAAAGVERIPWPEPGVAGASARGFDAAGTDIIARVDADSRPGPDWLARVEADLSDAGPLALVTGPGDFYGGPRLVCWLGRTLYLGGYFHVVGLLLGHCPVFGSNYAMAAGVWSKLGPDVTRDDPGVLDDLEISYLLRPEMPVIFDPLLRMPVSARPFATWATLGRRLAMAWLTFRQLFAAENPLERRRTRVRWVRAHQK, encoded by the coding sequence ATGGCGAGAAAAACCACGATTGCCGTTGTCATTCCCTCGCGCAACGACGCCGGGATGCTGGCCGTTTGCCTGGCCCACCTGGCGCGGCAGTCGCGGCCGGCGGACCGGGTCATCGTGGTGGACAACGGCAGCCCCGACAACACCGCCGAGGTGTGCGCGGCTGCCGGCGTGGAGCGGATTCCCTGGCCTGAGCCTGGTGTGGCGGGGGCGTCCGCACGCGGTTTCGATGCTGCGGGGACGGACATCATCGCCCGTGTCGACGCCGATTCGCGCCCCGGCCCGGACTGGCTGGCCCGGGTGGAGGCGGACCTGTCGGACGCGGGGCCGCTGGCTCTGGTCACGGGGCCCGGCGATTTCTACGGCGGGCCGCGGCTGGTCTGCTGGCTGGGCCGGACACTGTACCTGGGCGGCTACTTCCACGTGGTGGGGCTGCTGCTGGGGCACTGCCCGGTGTTTGGCTCCAACTACGCGATGGCAGCCGGCGTATGGTCCAAGCTGGGCCCGGACGTGACCCGCGACGACCCCGGCGTCCTCGACGACCTGGAGATTTCCTACCTTCTGCGCCCGGAAATGCCCGTCATCTTTGACCCGCTCCTGCGCATGCCCGTCTCTGCACGGCCCTTCGCCACGTGGGCCACGCTGGGGCGCCGGCTGGCCATGGCGTGGCTGACGTTCCGGCAGTTGTTCGCCGCGGAGAACCCCCTTGAACGACGCCGGACCCGCGTGCGTTGGGTGCGTGCCCACCAAAAGTGA
- a CDS encoding alpha/beta hydrolase → MGFVAGQGKDDGAGGPGVPGGPGAASENDALPGGDSAPGTDAASMPGGDAAAQLDAQLPGFDWALLPEGFSRCTLQAPSGPLAAISCGDPSSPPVVLVPGATGSKEDFVLMMPILAAAGFHTLSFDLAGQYESAAAGPENLIPAGRHYTFELFANDVLSVLRGLGRPAHVVGYSFAGTVSGLACAREPGLFASLTLLSCPPLAGQSFRGVSRIGPLTGIAPAGVGAALMVWGIKSNVIPVRPGRLRFARDRFKLTRRASVTDIVGLMKHNPDLVPDLSAAHLPKLVAVGGHDLWPTRLHAEFAKSIGARLAVYPGGHSPCETSPNQLCRDLLQLFGPTIP, encoded by the coding sequence GTGGGTTTTGTTGCCGGCCAGGGGAAGGACGACGGCGCGGGCGGCCCGGGCGTTCCCGGCGGCCCGGGTGCGGCCAGCGAAAATGACGCCCTTCCGGGTGGGGACTCCGCGCCGGGCACCGATGCCGCCTCGATGCCGGGCGGCGATGCTGCCGCGCAGCTTGATGCGCAACTGCCAGGCTTCGACTGGGCGCTGCTGCCGGAGGGGTTTTCCCGTTGCACGCTGCAGGCGCCGAGCGGGCCGCTGGCCGCCATCAGCTGCGGAGACCCGTCCAGTCCCCCGGTCGTGCTGGTGCCCGGCGCCACGGGGTCCAAGGAAGACTTTGTGCTGATGATGCCCATTCTGGCTGCGGCAGGGTTCCACACCCTCAGCTTTGACCTGGCGGGACAATACGAGTCGGCGGCCGCCGGGCCGGAGAACCTCATCCCTGCCGGGCGGCACTACACTTTTGAACTCTTTGCCAACGATGTCCTGTCCGTGCTGCGCGGGCTGGGCCGGCCGGCCCACGTGGTGGGCTATTCCTTTGCTGGCACCGTCTCCGGACTGGCCTGTGCCCGGGAGCCTGGCCTGTTCGCCAGCCTGACCCTGCTCAGCTGCCCTCCGCTGGCCGGCCAGAGCTTCCGCGGCGTCAGCCGGATCGGGCCCTTGACCGGCATCGCCCCGGCAGGCGTGGGTGCGGCGTTGATGGTCTGGGGCATCAAGTCCAACGTCATCCCCGTCCGTCCGGGGCGGCTGCGCTTTGCCCGCGACAGGTTCAAGCTGACGCGCCGGGCATCGGTGACGGACATTGTTGGCCTCATGAAGCACAACCCCGACCTGGTGCCCGACCTGTCGGCGGCGCACCTGCCCAAGCTGGTGGCCGTGGGCGGGCACGACCTGTGGCCCACCCGCCTCCATGCCGAGTTTGCCAAGTCAATTGGTGCCCGGCTGGCCGTCTACCCCGGGGGCCACAGCCCCTGCGAGACCTCCCCCAACCAGCTCTGCCGCGACCTGCTCCAACTTTTCGGCCCGACAATCCCCTGA
- a CDS encoding alpha/beta hydrolase has translation MVHQQPARGAFVPGRRARDLLTRVPVWMWRIFMHSISVVELRHLNADPIKGIRYWHDIDFVGDHIRSHRLDVLAPASATPTDHLPVYVYFHGGGWTSGDKASLTKYCAGQAATGIVVVNVNYRTAPHFHLGHVLEDANAALGWVSGHIGEFSGDSGRIVLGGDSAGGQISALMAATTFQPDLARHYSLNTALQKGQLRGLVQHCSIVDFSVFFDRGFVMSLNFIRMLLPRGHSAAGDRHRLREAAHFMSPIEWLDSRCPPVFITTSERDFFYRSNLNLIRALSAHGVPVDALIYRWSSPNTEHTWQQNFRYPESQEVYRRLESFITKVTVPA, from the coding sequence ATGGTCCATCAGCAGCCGGCCCGTGGCGCTTTTGTCCCAGGCCGCCGGGCCCGAGACCTGCTGACGCGCGTGCCGGTGTGGATGTGGCGGATCTTCATGCACTCCATCAGCGTGGTTGAGCTGCGGCACCTGAACGCGGACCCCATCAAGGGCATCCGGTACTGGCACGACATCGATTTCGTGGGCGACCACATCCGCTCCCACCGACTCGACGTCCTGGCCCCGGCCAGCGCCACCCCCACGGACCACCTCCCCGTTTACGTGTATTTCCACGGCGGCGGCTGGACGTCAGGCGACAAGGCCTCGCTGACCAAGTACTGCGCAGGCCAGGCAGCCACCGGGATTGTGGTGGTCAACGTCAACTACCGCACGGCCCCGCACTTCCACCTGGGCCATGTCCTCGAGGATGCCAACGCGGCGCTCGGCTGGGTGTCGGGGCACATCGGCGAATTCAGCGGCGACAGCGGGCGCATCGTCCTGGGCGGCGACTCCGCGGGCGGGCAGATCTCCGCACTCATGGCCGCCACCACCTTCCAACCCGACCTCGCCCGCCACTACTCGCTCAACACAGCGCTCCAAAAGGGGCAGTTGCGGGGCCTGGTGCAGCATTGTTCCATCGTGGACTTCTCCGTGTTCTTCGACCGCGGCTTCGTCATGAGCCTGAACTTCATCCGGATGCTGCTCCCGCGCGGCCATTCCGCCGCCGGCGACCGGCACAGGCTGCGGGAGGCGGCGCATTTCATGTCGCCCATCGAGTGGCTGGACTCCCGCTGCCCGCCCGTGTTCATCACCACCTCGGAGCGCGACTTCTTCTACCGTTCAAACCTGAACCTGATCCGTGCCCTCAGCGCCCACGGTGTGCCCGTCGATGCCCTCATCTACCGCTGGAGCAGCCCCAATACCGAGCACACCTGGCAGCAAAACTTCCGCTATCCCGAGTCACAGGAGGTCTACCGGCGCCTAGAATCCTTTATAACCAAGGTGACGGTGCCGGCCTGA
- a CDS encoding amino acid ABC transporter ATP-binding protein, which translates to MSEFNPGSLTATNIHLAFGANKVLRGIDLHVPQGTTASVIGPSGSGKSTLLRVMNRLIEPDQGDILLDGKSVLNDNPDELRRRIGMVFQQFNLFPHKTVLQNVSLALTKLRKMPKDQANAAALEQLDLVGLKHKADSRPGNLSGGQQQRVAIARALAMEPEVMFFDEATSALDPELVKGVLALMTDLSKGGMTMVVVTHEMGFSRNVSDTVTFMDGGVVVETGSPEELFTAPKTDRLKGFLSDVL; encoded by the coding sequence ATGAGTGAATTCAACCCAGGGTCGCTGACGGCCACCAACATCCACCTGGCGTTCGGCGCCAACAAGGTGCTGCGCGGCATCGACCTGCACGTCCCGCAGGGCACCACGGCCTCCGTGATCGGCCCGTCCGGTTCCGGCAAGTCCACGCTGCTGCGCGTCATGAACCGGTTGATCGAGCCGGACCAGGGCGACATCCTGCTGGACGGCAAGTCCGTCCTGAACGACAACCCGGACGAGCTGCGCCGCCGCATCGGCATGGTCTTCCAGCAGTTCAACTTGTTCCCGCACAAGACCGTGCTGCAGAACGTCTCGCTCGCGCTCACCAAGCTGCGCAAGATGCCCAAGGACCAGGCCAACGCCGCAGCCTTGGAGCAATTGGACCTGGTGGGCCTGAAGCACAAGGCCGATTCCCGGCCTGGCAACCTTTCCGGCGGCCAGCAGCAGCGCGTGGCGATCGCACGCGCCCTGGCCATGGAGCCGGAGGTCATGTTTTTTGACGAGGCCACCAGCGCACTGGACCCGGAACTCGTCAAGGGCGTCCTGGCGCTCATGACGGACCTGTCCAAGGGCGGCATGACCATGGTCGTGGTCACCCACGAAATGGGCTTCTCCCGCAACGTCTCCGACACCGTCACCTTCATGGATGGCGGCGTCGTGGTGGAAACCGGTTCCCCCGAGGAACTGTTCACCGCCCCGAAGACGGACCGCTTGAAGGGCTTCCTCTCGGACGTCCTGTAG
- a CDS encoding amino acid ABC transporter permease gives MDVLEQLGKTFFDWDAMGAVVPEMLTVGLPNTLILAISSAIFGCILGMILAVMGISRNPIPRWIARVYTDIFRGLPAILTILLIGLGLGPVVRMLTGSTNPYPLAIFALSLMAAAYIGEIFRSGIQSVEKGQLEASRALGFSYVSSMSLVVIPQGIRRVLPALVNQLISLIKDSSLIYMLGLLTSQREIFRIGNDAAANTGNLSPLIAAGALYLCLTIPLTHLVNFMDKRMREGRAQKLDPDEAAAVIGKGAQA, from the coding sequence ATGGATGTTCTCGAGCAGCTTGGAAAAACGTTCTTCGACTGGGACGCCATGGGGGCCGTTGTCCCCGAAATGCTCACGGTCGGCTTGCCCAACACCCTGATCCTGGCCATTTCCTCGGCCATCTTCGGTTGCATCTTGGGCATGATCCTTGCGGTCATGGGCATTTCACGAAATCCCATCCCCCGCTGGATCGCCCGGGTCTACACGGATATCTTCCGCGGCCTGCCCGCCATCTTGACCATCCTCCTGATTGGTCTTGGCCTGGGCCCCGTGGTTCGCATGCTGACGGGCAGCACCAACCCCTACCCGTTGGCGATCTTTGCGCTGTCACTCATGGCAGCCGCCTACATCGGCGAGATCTTCCGTTCCGGCATCCAGAGCGTTGAAAAGGGCCAGCTCGAGGCCTCCCGCGCCCTGGGGTTCAGCTACGTCTCATCCATGAGCCTCGTGGTGATTCCCCAGGGCATCCGCCGGGTCCTGCCCGCGCTGGTCAACCAGCTGATCTCACTGATCAAGGACTCCTCCCTGATCTACATGCTGGGCCTGCTGACCAGCCAGCGCGAAATCTTCCGCATCGGCAACGATGCGGCAGCCAACACCGGCAACCTCTCACCGCTCATCGCGGCCGGCGCGCTCTACCTGTGCCTGACCATCCCGCTCACCCACCTGGTGAACTTCATGGACAAGCGCATGCGTGAAGGGAGGGCCCAGAAGCTGGATCCGGACGAGGCCGCAGCAGTCATTGGCAAGGGAGCCCAGGCATGA
- a CDS encoding ABC transporter substrate-binding protein, which yields MKKSALKWLTTVPVAVALAFSLAACGGSTGSTSSGGPTDALAGSDQQSLDRYTTDDVVALDSVKKDELGLITPGTITVGTLSDAPPNIFIKDGVFTGYDNELLRAMADKLGLKVEFKSTDFSALLAQVENKSFDVGSSSISTTDARRENVGFTNGYDFGYMAVVAKTDSDIKGFADLTDKTRIAVVQGTVQDDYVTNTLKFEAVRFPDYNTAYANLKNGQVDAWVAPSQQATGQVKDGDGTVIAEEVVNTQNFTAYAVNSENKPLTDALNSALDAVIADGTWSKLTKEWYPTRPMPEDWTPGSKAVTVPKA from the coding sequence ATGAAGAAATCTGCTTTGAAGTGGCTCACCACCGTCCCCGTGGCCGTGGCACTCGCGTTCTCCCTCGCAGCCTGCGGCGGCTCCACCGGCTCAACCTCCTCCGGCGGCCCCACCGACGCCTTGGCCGGCAGCGACCAGCAGTCGCTTGACCGCTACACCACCGACGACGTCGTGGCCCTGGACTCCGTGAAGAAGGACGAGCTCGGCCTGATCACCCCCGGCACCATCACCGTGGGCACGCTCTCCGACGCCCCGCCGAACATCTTCATCAAGGACGGCGTCTTCACCGGCTACGACAACGAGCTGCTGCGCGCCATGGCCGACAAGCTGGGCCTGAAGGTCGAGTTCAAGTCCACCGACTTCTCAGCACTTCTTGCCCAGGTTGAGAACAAGTCGTTCGACGTCGGCTCCTCCTCGATCTCCACCACCGACGCCCGCCGTGAAAACGTCGGCTTCACCAACGGTTACGACTTTGGCTACATGGCCGTTGTCGCCAAGACCGACTCCGACATCAAGGGCTTCGCCGACCTGACCGACAAGACGCGCATCGCCGTCGTGCAGGGCACCGTGCAGGACGACTACGTCACCAACACGCTCAAGTTCGAGGCTGTCCGCTTCCCCGACTACAACACGGCGTACGCCAACTTGAAGAACGGCCAGGTTGACGCCTGGGTTGCCCCGTCCCAGCAGGCCACGGGCCAGGTCAAGGACGGCGACGGCACGGTCATCGCCGAAGAGGTTGTCAACACCCAGAACTTCACCGCCTACGCCGTGAACTCCGAGAACAAGCCGCTGACCGACGCCCTGAACTCCGCACTTGACGCGGTCATCGCCGACGGCACCTGGTCCAAGCTGACCAAGGAGTGGTACCCCACCCGCCCCATGCCTGAGGACTGGACCCCCGGCTCCAAGGCTGTCACGGTACCCAAGGCCTAA
- a CDS encoding 3'-5' exonuclease, with amino-acid sequence MTSWSMNPRAAFDLETTGKDPRTARIVTASIVIVDESGKVADTHEWLADPGVDIPEEAAAIHGISTAHAREHGRPSDVVTAEVGAVLETLFKNNIPVIAFNASYDFTVLANEARRHELAQITAAPVIDPFICNKQVDKFRKGSRTLVALCEEYGIKLDDAHTSAADAEATLRLADALAAKYSALRVDVADLHNAQVGWARDQAADFQSYLRRVKDPAAVIEGDWPVLP; translated from the coding sequence ATGACTAGCTGGAGCATGAACCCCCGCGCCGCGTTCGATCTGGAAACCACCGGAAAGGACCCCCGAACGGCCCGCATCGTGACGGCGTCGATCGTGATTGTGGACGAATCCGGAAAGGTGGCGGACACCCACGAGTGGCTGGCCGATCCCGGCGTGGACATCCCGGAGGAAGCTGCCGCCATCCACGGCATCAGCACCGCCCATGCCCGCGAGCACGGGCGCCCCTCGGACGTTGTCACCGCCGAGGTTGGTGCCGTGCTGGAAACCCTCTTCAAGAACAACATCCCTGTCATCGCCTTCAACGCCAGCTACGACTTCACCGTCCTGGCGAATGAGGCCCGCCGCCACGAGCTCGCCCAGATCACCGCCGCCCCCGTGATCGACCCCTTCATCTGCAACAAGCAGGTGGACAAGTTCCGCAAGGGCAGCCGCACGCTGGTGGCCCTGTGTGAGGAATACGGCATCAAGCTCGACGACGCCCACACCTCCGCCGCCGACGCGGAAGCCACGCTGCGGCTCGCCGATGCACTGGCCGCCAAGTACAGCGCCCTGCGCGTGGACGTGGCGGACCTGCACAACGCCCAGGTCGGCTGGGCCCGCGACCAGGCCGCCGATTTCCAGTCCTACCTGCGCCGGGTCAAGGACCCCGCCGCCGTGATCGAAGGCGACTGGCCGGTCCTGCCGTAG
- a CDS encoding MGMT family protein has product MREQYIEAVLAVAELIPPSRVLSYGDIAALLESGGPRQVGAAMAAQGSAAPWWRVIRAGGAAPLCHEGRALEHYLAEDTPLRGDTSARTPPGKPMQWRVDMKAARWNPAEPDFDRIDAIAARLRESDGADGHDAGTHHRAAMSDPRGGLEA; this is encoded by the coding sequence ATGCGTGAGCAGTACATTGAAGCGGTTTTGGCCGTCGCCGAACTCATTCCGCCCTCCCGCGTCCTCTCTTATGGGGACATCGCGGCACTGCTGGAGAGCGGCGGCCCGCGGCAGGTCGGGGCGGCCATGGCCGCGCAGGGCAGTGCAGCGCCGTGGTGGCGGGTGATCCGGGCCGGCGGTGCCGCCCCGCTGTGTCACGAAGGCCGCGCCCTGGAACACTACCTGGCGGAGGACACTCCCCTGCGCGGCGACACCTCAGCCCGCACGCCGCCGGGCAAGCCCATGCAATGGCGGGTGGACATGAAGGCCGCACGTTGGAACCCTGCCGAGCCTGACTTTGACCGGATCGACGCCATCGCCGCACGGCTCAGGGAGTCGGATGGCGCCGACGGGCACGACGCCGGCACGCACCACCGTGCTGCAATGTCAGACCCCCGTGGTGGACTGGAAGCATGA